In the Nitrospinaceae bacterium genome, one interval contains:
- a CDS encoding nucleotidyltransferase family protein has protein sequence MDIKNNSLESGTLQVEVFRSLAGRYRLTEMEVESLFIAAQKMTEDEWKVVIEESIYKETAGLLCHHLREAGVEPPKILKAEYKWIALSNTMIEVELIRLAPELLEAGARVLLIKGTALHQWVYKNPGIRNFEDSDWVFPDRTTADAAARVLGSLGYKSSGNQDNLLWRNGPFKIEFHMNILGDERVAARVSGLEAKNGVIDDEVWSRCRPAILGAPYLMPAPEDHLLILCAHLMKHNLEPGIWFADIEALLTETEDFDWDVVLERAQRWRLIRPLAFAFRNLGALGVEGQIGGREGILPPQVRFKLAEVHPTRMEAYLLALAATGGRISGEKKEWTRAPLANLLWLSSQQTLREKIKLL, from the coding sequence GTGGACATAAAAAATAATAGTCTGGAATCGGGCACCCTTCAAGTGGAGGTATTCCGTTCCCTGGCAGGGCGATATCGACTAACTGAAATGGAAGTTGAGAGTCTTTTCATCGCGGCTCAAAAAATGACGGAGGATGAATGGAAGGTTGTGATTGAGGAGAGTATTTACAAGGAGACGGCAGGGCTTCTCTGCCATCATCTCAGAGAGGCAGGGGTCGAGCCACCCAAGATTCTTAAAGCTGAGTACAAATGGATTGCCCTTTCCAACACCATGATTGAAGTGGAACTCATCCGCCTTGCGCCTGAGCTTCTTGAAGCTGGTGCTCGCGTCTTGCTCATCAAAGGGACTGCTCTCCATCAATGGGTATATAAAAATCCGGGTATCCGTAATTTTGAGGATTCTGATTGGGTTTTTCCGGATAGAACCACCGCCGATGCTGCGGCTCGTGTTTTGGGTTCCCTAGGCTACAAATCATCGGGTAATCAGGATAATTTACTTTGGAGAAACGGACCATTTAAAATAGAATTTCACATGAACATACTTGGCGATGAGCGGGTCGCCGCCAGGGTATCTGGACTTGAGGCGAAAAATGGCGTCATCGACGATGAAGTCTGGTCGAGATGTCGGCCCGCCATATTAGGCGCACCCTATCTCATGCCCGCCCCGGAGGATCATCTTTTGATCCTGTGTGCCCACCTGATGAAGCATAATCTTGAGCCTGGGATTTGGTTTGCAGATATTGAGGCGCTCCTGACTGAAACGGAAGATTTTGACTGGGATGTTGTATTGGAGCGGGCCCAGCGGTGGCGGCTTATTCGTCCGCTTGCCTTTGCCTTTAGGAATCTTGGGGCGCTGGGGGTTGAGGGGCAGATTGGGGGAAGAGAGGGTATCCTTCCTCCACAAGTTCGATTCAAATTGGCAGAAGTTCATCCCACACGCATGGAAGCCTATCTTCTAGCGCTGGCGGCGACGGGAGGGCGGATTTCAGGCGAAAAAAAAGAATGGACACGCGCGCCGCTCGCCAATCTGTTATGGCTCTCATCTCAGCAAACGCTACGTGAGAAAATTAAGCTTCTC